The Poriferisphaera corsica DNA segment CTCGGATGGTGATGAATCATATCTGAAAATGAATAATTAATAATAACTAGAATCTCCCAATTATTTGAAGGATAGCGCGGCGCAGCAAACCAAGTTATGGAAGATTAATCTGAAATGGCCAAGGACGGCCCGCGTCGCTCATCAATTGACGTGGTGCAATTCACCATAGCCATACAGAATGAATTAATGACTGATAATGTTTAGTTCGATAAATATCGTCCTAATTACGCCATAACGATTATGCCAACGCAGCCTCCCGATGCGACCTGTCATCGACCCACCCCAGCGACAACCATCGGGAGGTATTTTTATAGTCATAAGTTGTTTTGACACGAAAATATCATAACGATCATAATTGGTTGTGGCAGCATAACCCAATGGTCAGAAATATGCTCATGACGAGTGTTGCAGTCAACTTTTCAGTTATATTTTTATCGTATGCATACGACTCGTCCGAATGAAGCAATGTCAAGCGAATCTATTTGTTATCTATGAAATTTCTTGATTGCGGTTAGTTAGTTCTTGGTCTCGTAAAAAAAATAAAAACCAAATTCATCCCTCTAGCATCAGCAAAGGAGTGCATCGTTATGAATTGGCAGGGAATGCGTCATATCTTACGCAGTATTAAAGGTGGTGGTCTGATCCTCGTAGTGTGCGGTAGCGTCACACTCGCCGGCTGCAGCATGCTTTCAACTCGTTCCGCAAAAGTCAGCAACGATAGCAAGGCATTTAGCCAAAGCCTCGTTGCCTGTACTCAAGCAATACAACGTGGCAATCTCGAGAAAGCTGAAATGCTTCTCTCTGAAGCCCGTCCATCAGCAAAGAGTTCCAAGCAGCGCATGAAAATTAGAAGCCTTCAAGCACTCATCGAAG contains these protein-coding regions:
- a CDS encoding outer membrane protein assembly factor BamD — its product is MNWQGMRHILRSIKGGGLILVVCGSVTLAGCSMLSTRSAKVSNDSKAFSQSLVACTQAIQRGNLEKAEMLLSEARPSAKSSKQRMKIRSLQALIEGAEALMNGNGELAETHFSRIEDPYLRREVRVKARQVDLKVPITPLAAYGGGR